The proteins below are encoded in one region of Stieleria sp. JC731:
- a CDS encoding ArnT family glycosyltransferase, with protein MLTKPRLILLVAILLFVVFRYPILEHHPGIQDEQWFAIPGYTMWNEGVPRIPYLPTRIRSSFFENADVCLMALPPGLAFAQAPFFGIFEAGYPTARIPTFLAAIGIIVIAFRLAKLFEVGDFVLSMLLFVIALSRPLMFAGLTSRPDVLCIFFGLLCSLILATEFVATDRITQTTADVSTRRRYLSVAFAGLSCGLAGLCHPLAIVFAMQAGIALLFLGGGIKRMFIRLVTFGLASLVGISPWLPYIAKYTYEFRSQFMSNVLDRAGPGLFARMLWPFPSLTHHTGLLWELLGPIQLSALLLAIIFGTVYVARRFRTVPVLTKPTEAIGEDAGVHDTETSFEQRQPKRLQIFIVATFYAWSSLFLTATAAGRHPSQLYWLYAFIWCMLFGAIALDEVVHRVLALRSEQQHVAGKVYAVTSIGLVLCIAIVLPGGGFRTWLTYVTHWKDPRYHGQRFIAEVLEQIPQGAVCYVDVSYVFDVYLSGRPTILCANREGMWGDEELHYDCLLLAWEGDDGDWANHYEAMFVKQFGSQASPQNCYVDLFVPLIQLKDSTLKKPEAIN; from the coding sequence ATGCTGACCAAGCCTCGCTTGATTCTCTTGGTGGCGATTCTGCTGTTTGTTGTTTTCCGCTACCCCATTCTGGAGCATCATCCAGGAATTCAAGACGAGCAGTGGTTTGCGATTCCAGGCTACACCATGTGGAATGAAGGCGTTCCACGGATCCCATACCTTCCAACGAGGATCCGATCGTCTTTCTTTGAGAACGCCGATGTCTGCTTGATGGCATTGCCACCTGGATTGGCGTTTGCGCAGGCACCGTTTTTCGGAATATTTGAAGCGGGGTATCCGACGGCTCGAATACCGACATTCTTGGCGGCGATCGGAATCATCGTGATCGCTTTTCGATTGGCAAAGCTTTTCGAAGTCGGCGACTTTGTCTTGAGCATGCTGCTGTTCGTTATTGCCCTTTCACGTCCGTTGATGTTTGCCGGATTGACGTCTCGTCCCGACGTCCTCTGTATCTTCTTCGGACTGTTGTGTTCGTTGATCCTCGCGACCGAATTCGTTGCCACTGACCGTATCACCCAGACCACGGCGGACGTTTCAACGAGACGTCGATACCTTTCAGTTGCCTTTGCGGGACTCAGTTGTGGACTTGCCGGACTCTGCCATCCTTTGGCGATCGTTTTCGCGATGCAGGCTGGTATAGCGTTGCTGTTTTTGGGTGGAGGTATCAAGCGAATGTTTATCCGATTGGTGACATTCGGCTTAGCATCACTAGTCGGCATTTCGCCTTGGCTGCCCTATATCGCAAAGTACACGTATGAGTTCCGGTCGCAGTTCATGTCCAATGTCTTGGATCGTGCTGGGCCAGGTCTGTTCGCAAGAATGCTCTGGCCATTCCCATCGTTGACGCATCACACGGGATTGCTTTGGGAGTTGTTAGGCCCGATTCAGCTGTCGGCGTTACTTCTGGCGATCATCTTCGGAACGGTCTATGTCGCTCGGCGTTTTAGGACTGTTCCTGTGCTAACGAAACCAACAGAGGCTATTGGCGAAGATGCGGGGGTGCACGATACGGAGACAAGCTTCGAACAACGACAACCCAAGCGGCTGCAAATCTTTATCGTGGCAACATTCTATGCATGGTCAAGCTTGTTTTTGACCGCCACTGCTGCCGGACGCCATCCAAGCCAACTGTATTGGCTCTATGCGTTCATTTGGTGCATGCTATTCGGAGCGATCGCCCTGGATGAAGTTGTTCATCGTGTGCTTGCACTGAGGTCAGAACAGCAGCATGTGGCTGGTAAAGTTTATGCGGTAACGTCAATCGGTTTGGTGTTATGCATCGCGATCGTTTTGCCCGGGGGAGGTTTTCGAACCTGGCTAACCTATGTCACCCATTGGAAAGACCCACGTTATCACGGCCAGCGATTCATAGCAGAGGTGCTTGAACAGATACCGCAAGGTGCGGTCTGTTACGTCGATGTCAGCTATGTCTTTGATGTTTACTTGAGCGGACGGCCGACGATCCTTTGTGCAAATCGTGAAGGAATGTGGGGCGATGAAGAATTGCACTATGATTGCTTGTTGTTGGCTTGGGAGGGCGACGATGGCGATTGGGCCAATCACTACGAAGCCATGTTTGTCAAGCAATTTGGTTCACAAGCTTCGCCGCAAAATTGCTACGTCGACTTGTTTGTGCCGCTAATTCAGCTGAAAGATTCGACGCTCAAAAAACCTGAAGCAATCAATTGA
- a CDS encoding SHD1 domain-containing protein — MRSIMKSAIWISVVLLVTFTLGARESAAQEVRTWADSSGRFKLPATLIEVKDGTVFLKRTDGQTVKVPLDRLSPSDQQYLRGLENPFEMVAEDSKTTLQPSASRPSSTPPQTVSGSADNSNEATTGLAVWGNPPEVRWTGVKELDEGFGDQQWTYQPVENTLSFEPKPASVPEKKNFFEGMRRLQVNPVNGTCVAGYTWTFSTPEHVSRISLVDLKTGQSRNSELVTCNMCPLAVLQDGETVLMQGTGREREGYETGDQLQLWKFNGTKIARSGIWIPFPSEKKAFGKTVNAQVSQAFPIANNRIILLADNGHLACFDLGTLSPQWHFQLSQNRAITMTVDHQQMFVLNERRLLHVDPLTGDVKGSLTLEGEPRMGWTKIRLNPTGERMLISYVNHLRVIDLVDGKTLDEYATAGGAPLSPNGLGYPADDYALLNNHLLFHIPSRITLCDYKDAASIETVGGLAFVGILSDRGGRIVPLKLPHPEAETMLKQAVDDPSVFLMYPGVQVSLDVSDVPAAYRAEAESGLREAIGTAGYRFAKSANLQIKAAVTGPVQEAVSYIARGAYIANKYTTTVEIRFNGEKVWSRSSSNIPGVLMTKRGQSIQEKLDELGRSPNVGFFKSIPLPKLLQKPTSNGSGNQQNALMVSKFTMQGIVDSK; from the coding sequence ATGCGTTCCATTATGAAAAGTGCAATTTGGATTTCCGTTGTATTGCTAGTGACCTTCACGCTCGGCGCCCGCGAGAGTGCGGCTCAAGAGGTGAGAACTTGGGCGGATTCGAGCGGGCGATTCAAGTTGCCGGCGACATTGATCGAGGTCAAAGACGGTACCGTATTTCTAAAGCGAACTGACGGTCAGACGGTAAAAGTGCCGCTGGATCGGCTAAGTCCATCGGACCAGCAGTACCTTCGGGGACTTGAAAATCCTTTCGAAATGGTGGCGGAAGATTCCAAGACGACGCTACAGCCCTCTGCCAGCCGACCTTCTTCAACGCCACCACAAACGGTATCTGGTTCCGCAGACAATTCGAACGAGGCCACCACGGGGCTCGCTGTCTGGGGGAATCCGCCAGAAGTCCGTTGGACCGGAGTGAAAGAACTTGACGAAGGTTTCGGCGATCAGCAGTGGACCTACCAGCCCGTTGAAAACACGCTTAGTTTCGAGCCGAAACCCGCGTCTGTGCCTGAGAAGAAAAACTTTTTCGAGGGCATGAGGCGACTGCAGGTCAATCCGGTCAACGGAACTTGCGTTGCTGGGTACACCTGGACCTTCAGTACTCCGGAACATGTCAGTCGCATCTCGCTGGTAGATCTAAAGACGGGACAGTCTCGGAACAGCGAATTGGTCACTTGCAATATGTGCCCGCTAGCGGTCCTGCAAGACGGCGAGACTGTTCTGATGCAAGGGACTGGGCGTGAACGCGAGGGATATGAAACAGGAGATCAACTACAGCTTTGGAAGTTCAACGGTACCAAGATCGCTCGATCGGGCATCTGGATTCCATTTCCAAGTGAGAAAAAGGCGTTCGGCAAAACTGTGAACGCCCAGGTTTCGCAGGCGTTTCCAATCGCAAACAACCGGATCATCTTGCTCGCCGACAATGGGCACTTGGCGTGTTTTGATCTTGGGACCTTAAGCCCACAATGGCATTTTCAACTATCGCAAAACCGCGCGATCACGATGACCGTGGATCATCAGCAGATGTTCGTTCTCAATGAACGTCGATTGCTGCATGTCGACCCTCTGACTGGTGACGTCAAAGGTTCATTGACGTTGGAAGGTGAGCCACGGATGGGCTGGACGAAAATCCGTTTGAATCCGACTGGTGAGCGAATGTTGATTTCGTACGTCAATCATTTGCGAGTGATCGATCTGGTCGATGGTAAGACTTTAGATGAGTACGCAACTGCTGGCGGAGCACCCTTGTCACCGAATGGTTTGGGGTACCCTGCCGATGACTATGCGCTGCTAAATAATCACCTGTTGTTCCACATACCATCGCGCATCACGCTTTGCGACTACAAGGACGCGGCGTCGATTGAAACGGTCGGGGGCCTGGCGTTCGTTGGCATTTTGTCCGACCGCGGCGGAAGAATCGTTCCTTTAAAACTTCCGCATCCAGAAGCGGAGACGATGTTGAAACAGGCTGTTGATGATCCCAGCGTATTTTTGATGTACCCGGGAGTCCAGGTTTCGTTGGATGTGTCCGACGTGCCCGCAGCCTATCGCGCCGAAGCCGAGAGTGGTCTCCGAGAGGCGATCGGTACCGCCGGATACCGGTTTGCAAAATCAGCGAATTTGCAAATCAAAGCGGCGGTCACTGGTCCGGTTCAGGAAGCGGTTTCGTATATCGCCAGAGGGGCCTATATCGCGAACAAGTACACGACAACGGTTGAGATTCGCTTCAACGGAGAAAAGGTTTGGAGCCGATCGTCAAGCAACATCCCCGGCGTGTTGATGACGAAGCGTGGGCAATCGATTCAAGAGAAACTCGATGAGCTTGGTCGGTCACCCAACGTCGGATTCTTCAAGTCGATTCCCTTGCCAAAATTGCTTCAAAAACCGACCAGCAACGGCAGCGGCAATCAGCAAAATGCCCTGATGGTGTCGAAGTTTACGATGCAAGGGATTGTGGATTCGAAGTGA
- a CDS encoding methyl-accepting chemotaxis protein: MFLVKKRQVIHDADLVEETNNDRLIEILKNENLQLRAGLSNIQSGLADAVSVNIQNIENCRRIEENCSQLAHESESIRSATDEFSNAVTDMRSLVEQTDRQLIGMRMFVELIEDVACQTNLLALNATIEAARAGEAGKGFAVVAGEVKNLSSQTSSAVKNIATSIEQILEKSTVVADRVRELDERSDHIRDTVSHLNDRVLQTNKGNVESTIQVSAANDIVFMSLAKLDHIVWKVNTYLSVLEGEPIFDFVDCHNCRLGKWYYDGEGQATFSSTFSYKKLEAPHAQVHQGTKRVFELLSTPISTDDPSIADALEDMEVGSSQVISVLDQILTEKRAKKSY; this comes from the coding sequence ATGTTTCTTGTCAAAAAACGCCAAGTCATCCATGACGCTGATTTGGTTGAAGAGACAAACAACGATCGTTTAATCGAGATCTTGAAGAACGAAAATCTCCAGCTTCGTGCGGGGTTGTCGAATATTCAGTCGGGATTGGCGGACGCTGTTTCAGTCAATATTCAAAACATCGAAAACTGCCGTCGAATTGAAGAGAACTGCTCACAACTGGCGCATGAATCTGAATCGATCCGCTCAGCGACAGATGAATTCTCAAACGCAGTGACGGACATGCGTTCGCTTGTCGAACAAACCGATCGGCAACTGATCGGAATGCGGATGTTCGTCGAATTGATTGAAGACGTTGCATGCCAAACCAACCTCTTGGCATTAAACGCGACGATCGAAGCGGCACGAGCAGGTGAAGCCGGCAAAGGGTTTGCGGTAGTCGCTGGCGAAGTTAAAAACCTATCCAGTCAAACCAGTAGCGCGGTTAAGAATATCGCCACATCGATCGAACAGATTCTAGAAAAATCAACGGTTGTTGCTGATCGTGTGCGAGAACTCGATGAGCGGAGCGATCATATTCGCGATACCGTTTCACACCTCAATGACCGTGTCCTTCAGACCAACAAAGGCAACGTCGAATCGACGATTCAGGTATCAGCCGCGAACGATATCGTCTTTATGAGTCTGGCGAAGCTGGACCACATCGTTTGGAAAGTCAACACGTATCTAAGTGTTCTCGAAGGAGAGCCCATCTTCGACTTTGTCGACTGCCACAATTGCCGACTCGGCAAGTGGTATTACGACGGGGAAGGGCAAGCGACATTCTCGTCGACGTTCTCCTATAAAAAGCTCGAAGCACCACACGCTCAGGTTCATCAAGGTACGAAGCGAGTATTTGAACTTCTTTCCACTCCAATTTCGACAGACGATCCATCAATCGCCGATGCTCTTGAGGACATGGAAGTTGGAAGCAGTCAAGTCATCAGTGTCTTGGATCAAATCCTGACCGAGAAGCGGGCAAAGAAGTCCTATTGA
- a CDS encoding ribonuclease E inhibitor RraB: MMNRRPDMAERIGTSINELDIDFSRLSITGWTVSFISLICGGGVAYLARSFVVRDDMGSLGKGLVFAFVIIGCTTITFLALRFVAGRLGLTIIKIDGLTNANIERNRRQLTKLFSTGIDQSTPWPLQFRLLLPSDTDVRLLSGHARDLRFQVKDSQYDESLCCYRLDLEATLLLTLESVNEAEAKLASIANKYGGKVDSWNLGSSNQTSNETGD; this comes from the coding sequence ATGATGAATCGTCGCCCTGACATGGCTGAAAGGATCGGTACGTCGATCAACGAATTGGACATTGATTTCAGTCGACTTTCGATCACGGGGTGGACCGTCAGTTTCATCTCGCTCATCTGTGGAGGCGGTGTCGCCTACCTGGCCAGATCCTTCGTAGTGCGAGATGACATGGGTAGCCTCGGGAAAGGATTGGTTTTTGCTTTTGTCATCATCGGTTGTACAACCATCACGTTTCTCGCACTACGCTTTGTGGCCGGACGTTTGGGGCTGACGATTATCAAAATCGATGGACTGACAAACGCAAATATCGAACGGAACCGTAGGCAGCTAACAAAGCTTTTCTCGACCGGCATCGATCAATCCACTCCTTGGCCCCTCCAATTCCGACTGTTACTACCTTCGGACACCGATGTGCGGCTATTGTCTGGGCATGCTCGCGACTTGCGATTCCAAGTCAAGGACAGCCAGTACGACGAGTCTCTGTGTTGTTATCGATTGGATCTTGAAGCCACTCTGCTACTAACTCTGGAATCGGTCAACGAAGCCGAAGCCAAGCTTGCATCGATCGCCAACAAGTACGGTGGTAAAGTGGATTCCTGGAACCTCGGCTCATCCAACCAGACGAGCAATGAGACCGGCGATTAA
- a CDS encoding glycoside hydrolase family 71/99-like protein, with the protein MPAIAQDAPPVSASLGSNDVVDASTLTGKVMVGYQGWFNCEGDGADLGWKHWTRRRGLPSPTNITVDLWPDLSEMDADERYATEFKNQDGNPAEVFSSYNRKTVLRHFGWMKDYGIDGAFVQRFANQLQNRRLKHHVDVVLSHVREGAKQSGRTYAVMYDLSGLGAGDVKRVAEDWKRLQTEENISADAGYLHHEGKPLVSIWGIGFSDNRPYSPQECLQLVEELKSAGCAVMLGVPSYWRDGTRDAIGDPILHQIIKLADVVSPWTIGRYQSPRQAERHAEQVWRLDREWLEAEGIDFLPVAFPGFSWRNLHGGQLNQIPRLKGDFYWSQITAAKDVGCKMLYVAMFDEVDEATAIFKCTNDPPVTEESQFITYEGLPSDHYLKLTGQAAELFRDAK; encoded by the coding sequence GTGCCTGCAATCGCGCAGGACGCACCGCCAGTTTCAGCATCGTTGGGTAGCAACGATGTTGTGGACGCATCCACGCTGACAGGCAAAGTCATGGTGGGGTATCAGGGGTGGTTCAACTGCGAAGGCGATGGGGCCGATTTGGGTTGGAAGCACTGGACACGCCGCAGGGGTCTGCCGTCGCCAACAAATATTACTGTGGATTTGTGGCCGGACCTTTCGGAGATGGATGCCGATGAACGGTATGCCACAGAATTCAAAAACCAAGATGGCAATCCGGCAGAAGTTTTCAGCAGTTACAATCGAAAAACGGTTCTCCGTCACTTCGGTTGGATGAAGGACTATGGAATCGATGGAGCGTTCGTTCAGCGATTTGCCAACCAGTTGCAAAATCGGCGGCTGAAGCATCACGTCGATGTCGTGCTATCGCATGTTCGTGAGGGTGCGAAGCAATCGGGGCGAACCTACGCGGTGATGTATGACTTGAGCGGGTTAGGTGCCGGTGATGTGAAACGGGTCGCCGAGGATTGGAAGCGTTTGCAGACTGAAGAGAACATCAGCGCTGACGCGGGTTACCTTCATCACGAAGGAAAGCCGTTGGTCTCCATTTGGGGCATTGGCTTCAGTGACAATCGGCCGTATTCACCGCAAGAATGTTTGCAGTTGGTCGAAGAGTTAAAGTCAGCTGGTTGCGCGGTGATGTTGGGAGTGCCGTCATATTGGCGTGACGGAACTCGCGATGCGATCGGTGACCCGATCTTGCACCAAATCATTAAGCTCGCCGATGTCGTTAGCCCTTGGACGATCGGCAGGTATCAATCGCCACGCCAAGCAGAGCGTCACGCAGAACAAGTCTGGCGTTTGGATCGGGAGTGGTTGGAAGCCGAAGGCATCGATTTTCTACCGGTCGCTTTTCCCGGGTTCAGTTGGCGAAACTTGCATGGTGGTCAGCTGAACCAAATCCCTCGTTTGAAAGGTGATTTTTATTGGTCTCAGATCACCGCCGCGAAAGATGTCGGTTGCAAGATGCTGTATGTGGCGATGTTCGATGAGGTGGATGAGGCAACGGCAATTTTCAAATGCACGAATGATCCGCCTGTCACAGAAGAGTCACAGTTCATTACGTACGAAGGGTTGCCAAGCGACCACTATCTAAAATTGACCGGGCAAGCAGCGGAATTGTTCCGCGATGCGAAGTAA
- a CDS encoding DJ-1/PfpI family protein, with the protein MSFRSTRHRRPKTSRRLTFENTEARCLMAADGFELLPDAFIESAVASEISVVATTNDSSASADGPSPVLMVISNQDFWYQDYADTRASLEAAGLEVVVAATTTEVARPHARSGQGSDGGFVVPDLALSDANANDFSAIVFSGGWGMAQYQYGFEGTYHNSAYNGTRDLKVVVNDLVNAFVEQDKHVAAVCYGVSVLAFADVDGESLLQDRTVTAWNGAAPGADGVGESSRGQIERQGATMLPANSIGDTSTSTDDVFIDGKIITAQNYNSASYFGTVVAREVIDDFTSRPNDDDGGTEDETEPKPVLMVIANQDFYHREYYESRESIEAAGLEVVVAAATTETATPHAISVVEGREPNVEPDLALSDVNAEDYSTIVFIGGYGAASYQYGFEGTYDNGNYQGDETTKQIVNDVINDFVAQDKHVAAICNGVTVLAWARVDGVSPIDGHTVSSWAGTLPSADGGEVQATRDHIESNGATQVASGSIGDANTVADDVIVDGNIITAENYDSAYAFGAIVAQEVIAKFDAESNNEATDQAILELVG; encoded by the coding sequence ATGTCTTTTCGATCAACTCGTCACCGTCGCCCCAAGACCTCTCGTCGGCTCACTTTTGAAAACACCGAAGCCCGTTGCCTGATGGCTGCGGACGGTTTTGAACTTTTGCCGGATGCGTTTATCGAGTCAGCCGTCGCTTCGGAAATCAGCGTCGTGGCAACAACGAACGATAGCTCGGCCAGTGCCGACGGCCCCTCACCGGTCCTGATGGTTATCTCGAATCAAGATTTCTGGTATCAGGACTACGCCGACACCCGAGCATCGCTGGAAGCCGCCGGCCTTGAGGTCGTTGTGGCCGCCACCACGACCGAGGTCGCCCGTCCACACGCCCGCTCGGGACAGGGCAGCGACGGAGGTTTCGTTGTCCCCGATCTGGCCCTCAGCGATGCCAATGCGAACGACTTTTCCGCGATCGTTTTCTCCGGCGGCTGGGGAATGGCACAGTACCAATATGGTTTTGAAGGCACCTATCACAACAGTGCTTACAACGGGACACGCGACCTGAAAGTCGTTGTCAATGATTTAGTCAATGCGTTTGTCGAACAAGACAAGCACGTCGCCGCTGTCTGCTACGGTGTATCCGTTTTGGCATTTGCCGATGTTGATGGCGAAAGCCTACTGCAAGATCGCACCGTTACCGCCTGGAATGGTGCCGCGCCGGGGGCCGATGGTGTTGGTGAATCATCACGCGGACAGATCGAACGCCAGGGGGCAACGATGCTTCCGGCCAACTCGATTGGTGACACCTCCACATCCACGGACGATGTGTTTATCGACGGAAAGATCATCACCGCACAAAACTACAATTCGGCCAGCTACTTCGGTACGGTGGTCGCCCGCGAAGTCATTGACGATTTCACCAGCCGCCCAAACGATGATGATGGCGGTACGGAGGATGAAACAGAGCCCAAACCCGTCCTCATGGTGATCGCCAACCAAGACTTTTATCACCGGGAATACTACGAATCGCGCGAGTCAATCGAAGCTGCAGGACTGGAGGTCGTCGTCGCGGCAGCAACCACTGAAACAGCCACACCACATGCGATATCCGTCGTTGAAGGACGCGAACCGAACGTCGAACCAGACCTTGCACTTTCGGATGTCAACGCCGAAGACTACTCCACCATTGTCTTCATCGGTGGCTATGGGGCGGCGAGTTATCAATATGGATTCGAAGGCACCTACGACAACGGGAACTACCAAGGTGACGAAACAACCAAACAGATCGTCAACGACGTGATCAACGACTTCGTTGCCCAAGATAAACACGTCGCCGCGATCTGTAACGGAGTAACGGTGTTGGCGTGGGCTCGAGTCGACGGCGTCAGCCCCATCGATGGACACACGGTATCATCCTGGGCCGGAACACTGCCAAGTGCTGATGGAGGTGAAGTTCAAGCCACTCGCGATCATATCGAATCGAACGGGGCCACTCAGGTGGCAAGCGGATCAATCGGTGATGCGAATACGGTCGCAGACGATGTGATTGTTGATGGAAACATCATTACGGCTGAAAACTACGACAGTGCTTACGCATTCGGTGCGATCGTGGCACAAGAGGTGATCGCAAAGTTCGATGCCGAAAGCAATAACGAAGCAACCGACCAGGCCATCCTTGAATTGGTTGGCTAG
- the rlmN gene encoding 23S rRNA (adenine(2503)-C(2))-methyltransferase RlmN — translation MNLPVIQSAPPSDREASGNERLHLLDFSLDQLQNWLKEHGQPKFRAKQIFNWLYQKRAQSFEQMSDLPKSLRQVLDQEFVVFKSQEAAVQTSRDGTDKLLVRLADGGEVECVLLRDGHRRSICVSSQVGCAMGCVFCASGLDGVDRNLTRGEIVEQMLRLQSRLDEGERLSHIVMMGMGEPLANLNHVLGALDTAKSSDGLGISPRRITISTVGLPPAIDRLAASGVPYNLAVSLHAPNEELRSQLVPVNKKIGIDAVLNAADRYFEANGRRLTFEYVLLGGINDDIEHARQLARILRTRNVMLNVIPYNPVEGLPYVTPTKQAIAEFKDILEASGVNVMFRQRKGDEIDAACGQLRRNRGGQCST, via the coding sequence TTGAACCTTCCAGTTATCCAATCCGCCCCTCCCAGCGATCGCGAAGCTTCAGGCAATGAACGGCTTCATCTGCTGGACTTTTCGCTGGATCAATTGCAAAACTGGCTGAAGGAGCACGGACAACCAAAGTTCCGCGCCAAGCAGATCTTTAACTGGTTGTACCAGAAGCGGGCGCAGTCGTTCGAACAGATGAGTGACTTGCCGAAGTCGCTTCGCCAAGTTCTCGACCAGGAATTCGTCGTCTTCAAGTCTCAAGAGGCGGCCGTCCAAACAAGCCGCGACGGTACCGATAAACTGCTCGTTCGCTTGGCCGATGGTGGCGAAGTCGAATGCGTACTGCTGCGAGACGGCCATCGACGGAGTATTTGCGTCAGCAGCCAAGTGGGATGCGCGATGGGCTGTGTGTTCTGTGCAAGCGGTCTTGATGGCGTCGACCGCAACCTCACTCGCGGCGAAATCGTCGAGCAGATGCTTCGCCTTCAATCGCGATTGGACGAAGGCGAACGACTGAGCCACATCGTGATGATGGGGATGGGTGAGCCTCTGGCAAACCTAAATCATGTTCTTGGAGCACTCGATACCGCAAAATCATCCGATGGCCTGGGTATCAGCCCACGACGGATCACCATTAGTACCGTCGGTCTACCACCGGCGATCGATCGTTTGGCCGCCAGCGGCGTCCCGTACAACCTAGCCGTCAGCCTTCATGCTCCCAATGAAGAACTGCGAAGCCAGCTTGTTCCGGTCAACAAGAAAATCGGTATCGATGCGGTGCTGAATGCCGCGGACCGATATTTCGAAGCCAACGGTCGGCGATTGACATTTGAATATGTCCTGCTCGGTGGCATCAATGATGATATCGAACACGCCCGACAACTGGCACGCATATTGCGGACTCGCAACGTGATGCTCAATGTGATTCCCTACAATCCTGTCGAAGGCTTGCCCTATGTCACCCCGACAAAGCAGGCAATCGCTGAATTCAAAGACATCTTGGAAGCCTCCGGTGTCAATGTGATGTTCCGCCAACGCAAAGGCGATGAAATCGATGCGGCCTGCGGCCAACTGCGTCGTAATCGCGGCGGCCAGTGTTCAACCTAG